A segment of the Crassostrea angulata isolate pt1a10 chromosome 10, ASM2561291v2, whole genome shotgun sequence genome:
tacatgcatatacatatcaccattcattagtTTACACGTATCAGTGGGAGTCTCAAAACCAgtagtttataaatagttttttacataatacaaagctttaaaactgttgagtTTTTGATACTCCATATTGGCGATGttgaatttagtatcactagtatttacaacaacgtctatgtaaaggaatgaagTGGTTTTATAATGCACAATAACATTCACATATTACGTAACAACACATTCCCTTAGAACAATtgaaaggaatgcagatcgtgacgtcaagttaactatgacgtcatatcttatgaagtgTATGTATTACGTATGTATTACGTGAAATGTATTATGTAACAACACATTCCCTTAGAACAATtgaaaggaatgcagatcgtgacgtcaagttaactatgacgtcatatcttatgaagtgACTTATGAAGTGACAAGTGACTTTTTACACATCACTGTGAAATCaatcgggcagccttaacataCCCGTGCAAAGAATGATGTGATccttaatacttatatttatattatttccaatttctacacATAAATACAACATAAATTaagtcaatatttttcatgtagcacatgctatgtactATTACTATGCAGCACAGCCAATACCTTTTTTCCGTTATGCTATTAGACTGtgacgcccattttgtgtcgctaATCTTTTATGAAATCATTGGGTTTTAGGTTTCAGAATTGATTGGTAAgcttatcacagacaaagacagtagAAAATGTGAATATTGTAATGTagatgtatatacatatacatgcgCATAGTTAAAAAAGCATAAGCATCACACAATGTAAGAAAGCTATAAACACACACCATCCGAGTACAAAAGACAACACAAAGCAAGAGGGCTACATCACACATTTCCATTATGTGCATTCATATACTTACAGCactgttatttttcaaataccttaaaatcaaacaactattgtagaatcatttaatttcgtgggggccaattttcgtggacgattcagttttcagtttcaataGGTAAACCAAATCTTTTATGATTAGTTTTTtcattgaggatgtaaattcgtgggcgaGGGCTACctacgaataccacgaaaattgatccaccacgaactttaatgattccacagtatataatgtttaacttGCTCAACAGTTaacacattaaaaataattcttcAAAGTTTTTGAAATGGTCAAtaggtttttgagaagatttataaagacttttctctctctatatacatgtattccaatgtaaaaagtTAATGACCCACTCCCCACaattgtgcccccccccccccccccccccccccccccgcgggATCTACACTAAATCATGATGCTTGATCCACAGAAGTTACAGATTTTTTTGTGGCCAAATTGTCTAAAATTGGTAGAAGAttattaaacatttcttttgttttcatttgtgtGTGTGAAATTttacccccattgtggccccatcctacccgaGGGTTCATGATTTGCACAGACtggaatcttcactatatatgaatataattatcTAAGTATTCTGGTCGATCTGattagagaatattttttacattttccttgcATACTTAAAATTCTCAGGTGAGCTCAGAagattattaaaatgattattattaGAATAAACTTATTCAAGAGatttatatttcaatcaaaacAATTATATCACTTGTAAATACTGGATACATACTGTAAAGTGATTTCTCCATCTCCAGCACATGATGTAGGAGGGCATTATCAGTCATGCCTGTTGGTATAGCTTAAAAAGGAAAGAAATCTGATTACTAAAATCATCAATATTTTCCCCAGATACAGCtctaataatttaaaaacatcttaTACTTGATAAATCAGAAACTAAGTtcattacatgcaaaaaaaaaagttctttattttattgCAGTTTCTGTAAATGCATAGGCGCCAGAATGCAAAACCATTCAAAagcataaataatttatttattaaggtaatttaaaaatgcaataaatggTCTAGTAGTTTTTGTGATGTTCATTATTGTCATAAATATGATCTTTGAACCCAATGAAAAGTTCAAAGAGAATTGAACCTTTTTTGCTCATATTAAGACTaagttaaaattttgattatttttaaagaaaacaatttttgctATCTGAAACTTTTCTTTGctcattattaagaattttaaattaaGATGGATGGAAGATATGGAAGATATGTCACACAACTGCATGAGCAGAAAAATATTAtctcttcccccccccccccccccaaaaaaaataaccccgaaaaagtaaatatatatgtaatattctAGGCTTTTTCTTACTAGGCTGAACTTTCTTCGGTGACAGTAGTCTCCTGGCCCTATGCTGTAGAGCGTGAGGGGTCAAATGGCTGCTTAACACCAGGGACTTCAGTTCCGAAGACTTCCCAACAGATGACGATTGAGGGGAAGGAGCCTGCTTCAAAGACGAATGAGTTTCCCTCTTTATCTTGACTGCCTCTCGTCCCTCAGGAAAGTGCATCATGTACTTCcgaaatttttgtttgttgatgGTCTGTTCTTTGTTGTCTTTTGGTTGCTCCTTGCTGGATTCTGCCTCCATTTCCATTTTCATGACCAACCATCCCGCATATCCAAGGCAATTTTCCAGAATCCACCTAAAAGTTTGGCCTCTATAAGTACCAAACTGAAGTTCATGTTGCCCCAGTACATCAACTTCATTGCTGGTTACTCCATGCTGCTGGCGAATATGTCTCAAGGCAATGGCTCTGACATGTTCATCTGTCTTTGGTTTCCCCCAGTATCCCCTTGCCTTGTTCTCTCTGGCAATAGAGACTGCAGCTGGTGTGTCTGATAAATTCAGCTTTCCATTGGCATACTTTCGGAAATTTGGGGTCCTCATGCTACAAGAAAACaaagttaatttaatttgaGAATAATTTGattcatgatagaataaatttatatcaaatcaaTAATTATCATTACTCAAAAAAGTCCAATTAAACAAATTGAATCACACTCTATTTAATGCACCACAATACAAAATGCAAGAATGCGAATGGTTTAGTAGTAaggatactgtggaatcatttaatttcgtgggggtcaattttcgtggaatgcGGGATTTTTGCTTGTTCATGGGGTTGTGATTTTGTGAACGAGTCAGTTTTCATTGTCAGTAGGTAAACCAAACCTTTTACAATAAGTTTTCGTTGAGGAAGTAAATTTGTGGACAAGGACTACCAACgaataccacaaaaattgagacaccacgaattctaatgaaacaagaggcccatgggccacattgcatACCTGACACAACTGTATTGTACTCTATTGCATATGCTTTGCATGTGATCAAAACTTCTGAGAAGCCTTTCAAGCCTCAAAGTATTTGAACATTTTAGTAACCAAGTTCTCATCCAAGTAAATTTGTTAACAAGCTGTacatttaaggtggctcactacacctggaaatagtttctcaaatcagcagaatattgtttgattttgatAGTAAACCCGAGGTAGATTCAAACTTATGATCTGTGGTTCACAAGCCCGCTAATTTAACCGCTGAGCTATGGTGATAGTCAACACAAtctttcaataaaaacaatttaaacaaaacatttaaacgcTATCTTATGACATAgtctcttaaaaatgataagtctcggtgtagtgaggTACTTAACATTCATTATGTAAACAACTTATTTCTCAACCTACAAAACTCTTAGATTTCTTCTACTCTAACTTATCTTACAAACATAATATTTCACTACAGTATTTTCAGCAAAAATAACTTATTACAGACAAAATCTTGATGCACCTAAAAGctccttattttttgaataacATTGTCAagtaaaattattacaaaagtttttatttccaaAATCATTTAAGATATATTACAGTACTGCTCTTTGGTGTAAAGTAGCATTAAATTGCAATCTTTCAAATCACGTTCTGAAATCAGAACTCATTATCATATACCTCAGTctacatatttttaacaatatgagagaaattcaatttatttaatcgCAGTGAACAGACTAATTTGCCTCAGGAATAAGACATGCTCTCGGTAAACTGGATTCTTTCTGACTCCTTCAATAGTGTACTTTAGTTGTATATATAACCTAAAATATAAGACATATACCTGAAGAGTGTTGCTTAGTAGATGAGGTAGGGATTTCTATGAGTGGGATTCCAAAATCTGAAATCTTCTACACCTCCAAATCCTCTGTCATCCTCTTCTTATTCTAATTCCTCCTGCTTCTCTCCCTCTTCCTGATCAGCAATCTGAATATATAGGGGGACCTACATGTATCCTGTCTTGCTGTGAAGGGAGGCAATCAACTCAAAAAAGTTCACCtaataaaaaaacacattattatTATCAGTACATATATTTGCATTCTATCTTTCAACTGACCATTATACAAATCATTAAAGTACAACACTtatcttttgggatcaatatttggcccctaatttatcCTTGTAGACATTAATGCAAAGCAATCATAAGCATTAATTAAAAGAGAAATGGTCTGATTAAGAAAATACGCCCCCATGAGGGAACCCTGATTTTTATCATGTCGTTCAAAAATCAGTAAAATACAACACTTAAGAGagcccctaaatcttttgggatcaatatttggcccctaatttatcCTTGTGGACATTAATGCAAAGCAGTTATAAGCATTAATTAAAAGAGAAATGGTCTGATTAAGAAAATACACCCCCCTGAGGGAACCCATAATTTTTATCATGTCGTTCAAAAATCCGTAAAGTACAACACTTAAGAAagcccctaaatcttttgggatcaatatttggaccctaatttatccttgtGGACATTAATGCAAAGCAGTTATAAGCATTAATTAAAAGAGAAATGGTCTGATTAAGAAAATACACCCCCCTGAGGGAACCCTTAATTTTATTATGTCGTTCAAAAATCAGTAAAGTACAATACTTAAGAAAGCCCCTAACCTATTGGGATCAAtatttggcccctaatttatcCTTGTGGACATTAATGCAAAGCAGTTATAAGCATTAATTAAAAGAGAAATGGTCTGATTAAGAAAATACACCCCCCTGAGGGAACCCCAAATTTTTATTATGTCGTTCAAAAATCAGCAAAGTACAACACTTAAGAAAGCCCTTAAATCTGTTGGGATCAATATTTGGCCCATAGTTTATCCTTGTGGACATTAATGCAAAGCAGTTATAAGCATTAATTAAAAGAGAAATAGTCTGATTAAGAAAATACACCCCCCTGAGGGAACcccaaatttttatcatgtcGTTCAAAAATCAGTAAAGTACAACACTTAAGAAagcccctaaatcttttgggatcaatatttggaccctaatttatccttgtGGACATTAATGCAAAGCAGTTATAAGCATTAATTAAAAGAGAAATGGTCTGATTAAGAAAATACACCCCCCTGAGGTAACcccaaatttttatcatgtcGTTCAAAAATCAGTAAAGTACAATACTTAAGAAAGCCCTTAAATCTTTTCGGATCAATATTTggaccctaatttatccttgtGGACATTAATGCAAAGCAGTTATAAGCATTAATTAAAAGAGAAATGGTACGATTAAGAAAATACACCCCCATGAGAGAACCCATAATTTTTATCATGTTGTTCAAAAATCAGTAAAGTACAATACTTAAGAAAGCCCCTGAATCTGTTGGGATCAATATTTtgaccctaatttatccttgtGGACATTAATGCAAAGCAGTTATAAGCATTGATTAAAAGAGAAATGGTCTGATTAAGAAAATACACCCCCCTGAGGGAACcccaaatttttatcatgttGTTCAAAAATCAGCAAAGTACAACACTTAAGAAagcccctaaatcttttgggatcaatatttggaccctaatttatccttgtGGACATTAATGCAAAGCAGTTATAAGCATTAATTAAAAGAGAAATGGTCTGATTAAGAAAATACACCCCCATGAGAGAACCCATAATTTTTATCATGTTGTTCAAAAATCCGTAAAGTACAACACTTAAGAAagcccctaaatcttttgggatcaatatttggCCCCTTATTAATCCTTGTGGACATTAATGCAAAGGAGTTATAAGCATTAATTAAAAGAGAAATGGTCTGATTAAGAAAATACATCCCCATGAGAG
Coding sequences within it:
- the LOC128167964 gene encoding uncharacterized protein LOC128167964 — translated: MRTPNFRKYANGKLNLSDTPAAVSIARENKARGYWGKPKTDEHVRAIALRHIRQQHGVTSNEVDVLGQHELQFGTYRGQTFRWILENCLGYAGWLVMKMEMEAESSKEQPKDNKEQTINKQKFRKYMMHFPEGREAVKIKRETHSSLKQAPSPQSSSVGKSSELKSLVLSSHLTPHALQHRARRLLSPKKVQPTIPTGMTDNALLHHVLEMEKSLYSMYPVFTSDIIVLIEI